A region of Ochotona princeps isolate mOchPri1 chromosome 2, mOchPri1.hap1, whole genome shotgun sequence DNA encodes the following proteins:
- the BARHL2 gene encoding barH-like 2 homeobox protein isoform X1, with protein MTTMEGASGSSFGIDTILSSASSGSPGMMNGDFRSLGEARTTDFRNQATPSPCSEIDTVGTAPSSPISVTMEPPEPHLVADGPKHHHLLHHSQQPAAAPTQSLQPSPQQQPPPPQQPPPPPAQQLGSAASAPRTSTSSFLIKDILGDSKPLAACAPYSTSVSSPHHTPKQESNAVHENFRPKLEQEDSKSKLDKREDSQGDIKCHGTKEEGDREITSSRESPPVRAKKPRKARTAFSDHQLNQLERSFERQKYLSVQDRMDLAAALNLTDTQVKTWYQNRRTKWKRQTAVGLELLAEAGNYSALQRMFPSPYFYHPSLLGSMDSTTAAAAAAAMYSSMYRTPPAPHPQLQRPLVPRVLIHGLGPGGQPALNPLSNPIPGTPHPR; from the exons ATGACAACAATGGAAGGGGCCAGCGGGTCGAGTTTTGGAATAGACACGATTTTGTCCAGTGCCAGCTCGGGCAGCCCCGGCATGATGAATGGAGATTTCCGCTCGCTTGGTGAGGCCAGGACCACGGATTTTAGGAATCAGGCCACCCCGTCCCCCTGTTCGGAGATCGATACTGTAGGAACAGCTCcttcttctcctatctcggtcaCCATGGAGCCCCCGGAGCCGCACCTGGTGGCAGATGGACCCAAGCATCACCACCTCCTCCACCACAGCCAACAGCCTGCTGCGGCTCCGACGCAAAGTTTGCAACCTTCGCCCcagcagcagccgccgccgccacagcagccgccgccgccgcctgccCAGCAGCTGGGCTCGGCCGCCTCCGCCCCCAGGACTTCCAcgtcttcttttttaattaaggACATCTTGGGCGACAGCAAACCTCTGGCGGCCTGCGCACCCTACAGCACCAGCGTCTCATCTCCCCATCACACCCCGAAGCAGGAGAGCAACGCCGTACACGAGAACttcaggccaaagctggagcaggaggacagcaaGAGCAAACTGGACAAGCGGGAGGACTCCCAGGGCGACATCAAATGCCACG GAACaaaggaggagggagacagggagattaCTAGTAGCCGAGAGAGTCCCCCTGTGAGAGCCAAGAAGCCTCGGAAGGCCAGAACAGCGTTCTCAGACCACCAGCTCAACCAACTAGAGCGTAGCTTTGAGCGGCAGAAGTATCTGAGCGTGCAGGACCGCATGGACCTGGCAGCCGCGCTGAATCTCACCGACACCCAAGTCAAGACCTGGTACCAGAATCGCAG GACCAAGTGGAAGCGGCAGACCGCCGTCGGCCTGGAGCTGCTGGCTGAGGCAGGGAACTACTCAGCGCTGCAGAGGATGTTCCCGTCGCCTTATTTCTATCACCCTAGCCTGCTGGGCAGCATGGACAGCACGACAGCCGCGGCGGCAGCCGCTGCCATGTACAGCAGCATGTACCGGACTcctcctgcaccccacccccagctgcagcGGCCCCTGGTGCCCCGCGTGCTCATCCAcggcctggggcctgggggacAGCCGGCCCTCAACCCCTTGTCCAACCCTATCCCGGGCACCCCGCATCCCCGGTGA
- the BARHL2 gene encoding barH-like 2 homeobox protein isoform X2: MDLAAALNLTDTQVKTWYQNRRTKWKRQTAVGLELLAEAGNYSALQRMFPSPYFYHPSLLGSMDSTTAAAAAAAMYSSMYRTPPAPHPQLQRPLVPRVLIHGLGPGGQPALNPLSNPIPGTPHPR, from the exons ATGGACCTGGCAGCCGCGCTGAATCTCACCGACACCCAAGTCAAGACCTGGTACCAGAATCGCAG GACCAAGTGGAAGCGGCAGACCGCCGTCGGCCTGGAGCTGCTGGCTGAGGCAGGGAACTACTCAGCGCTGCAGAGGATGTTCCCGTCGCCTTATTTCTATCACCCTAGCCTGCTGGGCAGCATGGACAGCACGACAGCCGCGGCGGCAGCCGCTGCCATGTACAGCAGCATGTACCGGACTcctcctgcaccccacccccagctgcagcGGCCCCTGGTGCCCCGCGTGCTCATCCAcggcctggggcctgggggacAGCCGGCCCTCAACCCCTTGTCCAACCCTATCCCGGGCACCCCGCATCCCCGGTGA